The following proteins come from a genomic window of Hypanus sabinus isolate sHypSab1 chromosome 9, sHypSab1.hap1, whole genome shotgun sequence:
- the LOC132400101 gene encoding succinate dehydrogenase assembly factor 4, mitochondrial-like has product MADKPLKKPETPVGRFDHPQYDPFGGDSLERFPDDINPVTKEKDRPRGPEPTRYGDWEQRGHCIDL; this is encoded by the exons atggctgacaag CCTTTAAAAAAGCCCGAAACACCTGTTGGTCgctttgatcatccacaatatgaTCCTTTTGGAGGAGATTCCCTGGAAAGGTTTCCTGATGACATCAATCCAGTTACAAAGGAAAAGGACAGACCAAGAGGTCCAGAGCCCACCCGCTATGGAGACTGGGAACAAAGGGGACATTGTATTGACTTATAG